The Thermoflexus hugenholtzii JAD2 DNA segment TTCTTCCTCATAACGCCGCAGGAAAGCTCGTAGGGCCTCCGGCTCATACACCGGCTGGGTCATGATGAAATCCGCCCCCGCCCGCACCTTCCGGCGCAGGGCCTTGATCTCCCGGGCCGGATCCGGGGCGTTGAAGTTCAAGGCCACCCCGACGAAGAAGGCGGTGGGGCGGCCGATAGGCTCCCCGGCGTGATCCTGCCCCGCGTTGAACCGCTCCTTGATCAACCGGACCAGGCCGGAGGGCACGATGTCCATCGCGTCCGAGGCCTCCGGATAATCCCCCTGAGCGGGAGGATCGCCCATCACGATGAAGAGGTTTCGCACCCCCAGCGCGTGAACGGCCAGCAGATCGGACTGGATGCGCAGGAGGTTGCGGCCCCGGGTGGGGAAGTGCAGGATGGTCTCCATCCCCACGTGGTTCTGCACCAGGAAGGCCAGCGCCCAGGGGCTCATCCGCAGTCGGGCCATTGGGCTGTCCGCGATGTTCAGCACGTCCACCCCGCCGGCCTTCAGGGAGCGGGCCACCTCCAGCAGGCCGCTGGCATCCGGCCCCCGGGGGGGATCCACCTCCACGCTGATCACCAGCCGCCCCGACCGCAGGCGCCTCGCCAGCTCCGTCGGGGGCTGCTCCATGGGCGCAGGGGGTGGAGGAGGCATGAGGATCACCGGCTGAGGCTCCGGAGCAGGCTCCGGATGAGCCGACAGGGTGCGGCGAATCGCCGCGATGTGCTCCGGCGTCGTTCCGCAGCATCCGCCGATCACCCGCACCCCCAGGGCGAGGAAACGTCGGGCGTAGTCCGCGAAATAATCCGGCGTGGCCGGGTAGCGCAAGCGGCCCGCCGCCATCTCCGGCCAGCCGGCGTTGGGCATCACCACCAGATCGGGAGGCGGTCCCCCGGCCTCCCGCACCCGGGCGGCCATCCGGCGGATCACCGGGAGCAGCTTGGCGGGACCCACGGAGCAATTCGCCCCGATGAGGGGCACCCCCAGGGCCATCAGGGCGTCCACAACCTCCTCCGGCGTGTGGCCCATCAGCGTATGGCCATCCTGGGCGAAGGTCATCTCCGCCACCAGGGGAAGATGCGGGGCAACCTCCTGGGCGGCCCGCACCGCCTCCACCAGCTCCGGGAGCGAAGAGAAAGTCTCCAGGATCAGGAGATCCACCCCGGCTTCGGCCAGGGCAGCGATCTGCTCCCGGAAAGCCTCGCGGGCTTCCACCGCCTTCACCCGGCCCAGAGGGGCCAGGGGAACCCCAAGGGGCCCTACCGAGCCGGCGATCCACACCGGGCGGCCGGCGGCCGACGCAGCCTGACGGGCCAGCTCCACCCCTGCGCGGTTGAGGCGGGCCACCTGATCCTCCAGACCGTGCTCCGCCAGCCGGTAACGATTCGCTCCGAAGGTGTTGGTCTCCAGGATCTCCGCCCCGGCCTCCAGATACAGCCGATGGATCTCTCGGACGACATCAGGGGCTTCTAGGTTCAGCGCTTCATAGCAACGATCAAAGGAGAAG contains these protein-coding regions:
- a CDS encoding bifunctional homocysteine S-methyltransferase/methylenetetrahydrofolate reductase; its protein translation is MISKPSLLERLARGPVLADGAMGTMLYARGFSFDRCYEALNLEAPDVVREIHRLYLEAGAEILETNTFGANRYRLAEHGLEDQVARLNRAGVELARQAASAAGRPVWIAGSVGPLGVPLAPLGRVKAVEAREAFREQIAALAEAGVDLLILETFSSLPELVEAVRAAQEVAPHLPLVAEMTFAQDGHTLMGHTPEEVVDALMALGVPLIGANCSVGPAKLLPVIRRMAARVREAGGPPPDLVVMPNAGWPEMAAGRLRYPATPDYFADYARRFLALGVRVIGGCCGTTPEHIAAIRRTLSAHPEPAPEPQPVILMPPPPPAPMEQPPTELARRLRSGRLVISVEVDPPRGPDASGLLEVARSLKAGGVDVLNIADSPMARLRMSPWALAFLVQNHVGMETILHFPTRGRNLLRIQSDLLAVHALGVRNLFIVMGDPPAQGDYPEASDAMDIVPSGLVRLIKERFNAGQDHAGEPIGRPTAFFVGVALNFNAPDPAREIKALRRKVRAGADFIMTQPVYEPEALRAFLRRYEEEAGPLSIPILAGVLPLVSLRHAEFLHNEVPGIMVPEAVRERLRRAGEERARGEGLRIAQEVVAELAEFVQGLYVMPPMGRYELVFSLMEAIPPHRRGGGRTGEPAMESEGPQVSGGRGELSDER